The genomic interval CTGCAATCTCATTGTGTTGGAAGGCAGGGCGGAGTTTTAGAGTTAGATCTCAAATCAGATTTTCCAGGAATATTAGTAGAGATATTGTCAACCTGCTTACAGGAAGGAAAACCTGATTTTCTACCCTGCCAGAATACAGCcacttttttttcctctcccTATTGTTCAGGTTTTGACATAGTGTTATGTTCTGCAGCTAGTCTTCAGCAAAGTAACGGAAAGGTTGAAGCAGAGAAGAAATATAACATGAAGTTTTCTAGTTTGCCTAATTCTCGAAGGTAAAGCGATCTCAAGTTTTTTGGTGACTTCTATTTCTATTACCTGCTTGtttcaactttttaaaatttttccttcAGTATCCTTATCTGATGACAGGTTTATTGAATCCAAAAGCGATCTTAAGTTTTTTGGTGACTTCTATTACTATTACCTGCGTGTTTcaacttttgaaaattttttcttcatatcCTTATCTGATGACAGGTTTCATTGAATCCATTTTCTTGGGTTTCAATCTGGATAGGATTGTACTCTGTTGGTTTTATCCTTGGTGCTTAGTGGAATTGAATCTAGCATTTGAATGTCACGTTTGCTTTTTTGATTTAGTTCTCATAGGAGTTGTTGGAgagaactttttttttttgactaaTTTACAAAAGTTGCATGATTAATACTAATCTTGAGGAGGGCTGTTCTATATGACCAAAGAAGCTTTATTTTCTGTTCTTTTCCCAAAAATGCTTTTGAGAATTGTTAGTTTTTGTGTTTGAATGGTGATTTTTGGTCTTGTTCTTTGATGATCAAATTTCTAATGATAATGatatttatttgaactttcagATGCTTCGGTAAATCTGTAGGAGAAAGGATGGGGCCAATTTCAAGTGCTTTAATGCAGAATAACCCTGTTAGACAGTAAGTATTTATGGAGACTGTGGAAGAGTGGAAAAACATTCTGAAAAAGTTTGTTCTCTTGCACTCCTCCCTGTATAGTGTCTATGTAGCTTTCCTACGTGGTTTCTTCCGCTTTTGGTGATGCATGTTATTAGAGCTTTCTACATTTCTCATTAAACGGGTTCTTTTGTCCTTTTACTTTTCCACACTTCGCTAACATTCTACCTTTTTTATAGGCCTAACTTGTGCGTTTCTAGCTCAGTCTTGCAACAAAAGAGAACTGCTGAAGGGGTGACGAAGAAAAGGTATGCTGTGGCATATTGTGCTCCCTCTCTATGTAAATTATAGATCTGCCTGAATTAAGCTGGAATTTCTTTAAATCGTTGGCAGGGATAATGATTTACACCGGTTGCTTTTTATGCCGCAAGGACTTCCAGATGGGGCTGAATTGGCTTACTTTATCAAAGGACAGGTGTGATGTTTTTTAGGAAATAAAATGGTTCATTGGCAATAATTTATGCCTCTTAGTGACAGCAAGTTTTCTTTTCAGAAGTTACTTGAAGGCTACAAGCAGGGAAATGGTATAGTCTGCGGCTGTTGTTTGAAAGAGGTAAGTTTCTAATTTATTATCAATTTGATGCTAGGTCACCTCTCTCAtctatgtttttcttttcttttatttgttttggtgTGAGCAGCTTAGCCCTTCACAGTTTGAAGCACATGCTGGAATGGCTGCCAGGAGACAACCGTGAGTGGTCTTTACAAAATTTGATCTTTCCCTAGTATGTTTTGAGTGATTCTTTGTTAATTGTGTTTCTTTTCACAGGTATCGTCACATCTATACATCTAATGGAGTGACACTTCATGATATAGCGTTGTCATTGGCAAACGGGCAGCGCATTACAACTGGTTACAGTGATGATATGTGTGCACTATGTGGAGATGCTGGAGATCTGCTTCTTTGTTGTGAATGCCCTCAGGCTTTTCATCCAGGtgtgtaattttttttcagcccttttttttgtttaaatagGTACTTGATTTACAGTTGATGTTACAAAAATTTGATACTGGCTGGCCTACATACTTACTTCTATGTTTTTCATGATACTTCATGTAACCAGTTCATTTACTACACATTGCATGTGACTCAGGATTTGAAGCTCTAGTTGGCTTTGTGCATTCATGCCGAAAGATAATCATGATTGTCTTTCtatgaattattttcaaataataaaatggtggATGTAAATGTCAGCTTAACTTATTGTCATTTCACATCTTAGttgtaaaaatatgtttgatACTGAAATCTGTATGTTGTGtcctgatttttctttttggagttAGGTTTTCTTTCATCATTAATTCCATTGAATGTCTTTGTTGCAGCTTGTTTGAATTTACAGCACCTTCCTGAAGGCGACTGGCATTGTGCAAATTGTGCAGATGGACATGGTCCTGGTAGAAAAGCTGTTTCAGGAGCAAGACCAATCCTGATACGATTGAAACGAGTTGTTAAAGCACCAGAATTTGAAATTGGTGGCTGTGCAATTTGCAGGTTGGTGCCTCtggattttttaatttggttcCAGCTTATTCTGTTCCTGAGCATAccaatatattaaaatatgagCTTGGATGCGTGAGTAAATTCTTCCATctatatttttgtaattatttatCGCACAGAGGCATGCTGGAATTGTTGATGGAGGGGCTTTATGAGTCAATACTCTCTTGATAGTTTCTTATTTGGATTTTCTTGTTcctggtttttctttttccatttcatttatGGATTTCTTACATGTTTACTGCTTTTAGTCATATCTGTTACTGATATACGTGTTATGAgatgattattattattttttgtcagGGCCTTTGACTTTAATGCCTCTGAGTTCAATGATCGAACAGTTATTCTCTGTGACCAAGTATGTGCAGTTTACCAATCCTATTTCTGTTGAAGCAAGCATTTCTTTTGGTGTAACgttatttgtctttttttttttttgtcctttcTTAGTGTGAGAAGGAGTTTCATGTTGGTTGCCTGCGGGATAGTGGACAATGTGATTTGAAAGTAAGTCTGAAATGTTCTGGCAGATTAATTATTAACAAATACATTCTAGTTGAggtgtttaattttttttttttttatgtttttgctCTGCACAACAGGAAATTCCCAAGGATAAATGGTTCTGTTGTGATGACTGCAACATGATTCATGAGGTTCTCCAGAGTTCTGTTTCCAATGGGGTGCAAATAATTCCTACTTCGTTCTCAGATATAATCAGAAGGAAGCATTTAGAAAAAGGATTATTTATTGATGGAGCCATAGATTGTGTTCAATGGCGAATAATGAGTGGAAAAAGCCGTTATCCTGAACATCTGCCATTACTATCTAGTGCAGCTGCAATATTCCGAGTAAGTTTTTTTCTGATATGAAACATATTAGCTTTCATTGTATATGTTACTTTTTGACCAAACTTTTTGGTCATAACTGGGAGTTtggtgtgtatgatgatgCATGTTAATGAAACTTTACAATTTGTAATTTGATCTGAGCTCAGGGCATTGAGTTGTTATGACTTTTGAACAATGTATAAAGGGAACTTGTTCTTGGAGTGAATACAGATGGGTTCACAGACATGTTTGCAGGACTGCTATTTGCATATGCCTTTATCCACATTTCAGCttatagttttaattaaaGCAGTTGAACTTCTTAAGCATACAATAGAGGAGGTTGGGGTACAAAGAAATCATGAATCTTGGAGAGTAGGATTGCTTATACATTTTTGTGCATGTATAATGGATGGCTGATGGATAGTATTAACATCTAgcttaataaaagaaaaattgtacTTCTCAGATCAAATTGATGAAAACCCATCTGTCCAAATCATTAGAAGTGCACTTGAGGTAAAGcctaaaagataaattaatttggaaCTGAATTTGATTACAGTCAGAAGTATTTGTTTTTTCCATGGGATTTTTGTGAATATAcgtacatatatatactagCTGCCTTTAGATGATTGATTATCCTGcagatattttatttatttctgtTGTATTTAGCAATTGCCTGTCTGCTCAAGGTTTGCACTTCCTTTTTGACAGGAATGTTTTGATCCCATTGTTGCAAAATCTGGTCGTGATTTGATTCCTGTCATGGTTTATGGGTACATACTGATTCTTCCCCCCTCCTACCATTTAGATTGTTCCACtgttttactttcttttttgccttcaaagaaaatttgaaaaacctCCTTATGATCAGAAAAAGTGTTCTCAAGAAAATGTTTATATCTATACGTAGTTAAAAGGACATTTTGCTtgatttatcaaaatttttgcaCCTCAATGTGATCGCTAACAATGTCAAGAGAAATAGTTTACAAGTAGTCTGGTTTATTCTGACTGGATCTGATGATTCCTTGAACTTTTTTTAGGAGAAATATATCTGGACAAGAGTTTGGCGGAATGTATTGTGTGGTTTTGATTGTAAGGTATACTCTCTCTCGCTCTCTCTCTCATGGAGGATGGGGTTGCAAGGTGTTCTTGTCTTGTTTTCACTCTATTATTTGATTGCTGTATCAATTTATACAAGGTGCATATAATCCATGCACAGGTCTGTTGTTGTATCAGCTGGTCTTCTTAGGATATTTGGTCAGGAGGTTGCTGAGCTCCCTATAGTGGCTACAAGTAgagaacatcaaggaaaagTAAGTGCTTTAACAGATTGGACTAAGAATATGCTGTGTTGCTGCTGCCAACTTTAATCCTCCTCTTCTAGTCTGTTTGAAGTTCAATGCAATTCTATATTCAACTTTTACTAATTTGTCACCTTAAAATGCTTAAATATGGACCACCAACACTGCTACACTCTCACGTAGTTTGTCGATTTTGTTCTGTTCTAAGCACAATGCAATGCCAATGTCGAACCATGCTAACTTATCATCTTTGATCTTTGCCATAGGGATATTTCCAGGCATTATTTGCTTGTATTGAGAGGTTACTAAGTTCCCTGAATGTGGAAAACCTGGTGCTCCCTGCAGCTGAGGAAGCTTTGTCAATCTGGACAAAGAAATTCGGCTTTACAAAGATGAGTGAGCAGCAAGTAAGTGCATTCTAAACCCTTTACCTGTTCGTACCAAATATTAAACAAGAGAGAGTTAACCATTGTGAACTTAATTTTATGTTCAGTTGTTCGAGTACCAAAAGCAGCTCCAGTTGACGATCTTCAAGGGAACATCCATGCTCGAGAAAAAGGTGCCGCCGATGGCAGAATGACTCCATTCATCTTGCCAGTAACCTCTCATCAGAACAACCGGACCTGGCATTAGTTACATTTGCTTTTCCCTCCTTTTGTATAATCGGTGGGAAAAAGTTTCCCTTTATTTCCAGTTTAATTTGTTAGTCGTACAAACTAGAACTTAAAAAAGTGAACGATTTGGTAGGGGACTCGGCGGGAAGATTGACCgcaatcaaatcaaacaaaggcATTGCATGCAGCATGCTGACTTTAAGCGTGCGTGAGGCAAGAAAAGTTTTAtatctgtttttcttttggtatttttttaaaagcttttttaatatgtaaaaatgataaaaaaaaaaagaataattttttaaaaatgtctTCGTGCTTCTCTTTCTAAAATGGAAAAccgaagaaaaacaaaaaaggatgAGCTTATAACGGCTTGTCCATAATTTTCACATGtgctttgtcttttttttttatttgttagatagtattaattgttattatggAATGAAAGAAATATTCCTTTAGTCTCTGTTTAGAAAGCATAAAAATGCTTTATGAAATAGTCTTTTTAGGTAATTTTAGTGATTGAAAGTGGAAAAATGCGAAAATGGGtgtaaaaattttcaagtttcatAGAATTAAATGTATAGATTTACAGAAATTgtgttatattttttgatataaGATAATTTGGCAAAAACAGATTTTTTATTAGAAGTAAGCAATTGAACAGTCTGATGTGTTTTATTTAAggattaaatattttttaaaaaattgattaatactAATTAAATGTAAAAGAAGATTGGACTGatcaaatattgaaatatttgatCGGTTTAActttagattaaaaaattaaaattttttcatttgtaaattataatattaaaatttataaatttcatacataattataaaatatgaaatacaaTTAGTAATGAAATTATATATCttatgtaaatttaaaaataatatatataatattagtGTGGTTTTTTGGTGAGtttgatataaaaataaaaatcaaatattgatcaaataaattaattagatCAAACCccttaaattaataaattcaatAAATCAATCGAATCGAATTATTTTACTCAAATCACATTTGATTTGATTAGATTATTAATCTGGTCCAATTTTGCTCACCGTcactctttattttttttaacaagattcgtttaattctttcttattttaattgttatttttctcaaaaaataattttttagtatatttaaacaacaaaacatattaaattttcacttaaaaatttttagcaagataattttttattaccaAACATAGTAGATGGATACATTTTTACTTGCAGATGCAGATGCTGACAAAGAGCAATATTTTCTTCCCAATCCTTTTCCCTCTGTCCATATATTCCTCATCaatttatatatgatttaTCTATATTTATATTCCATAATagtaatttcttatttttccaaaaaagcAAGGGATTTTAAGTTTTACactttaaaaagaagaaaaaaattgatttcaactcaaaatcacATATGctccttttattaaaaatttaaaaaattctcaCGAGACTCTACCTAACGTCattaataaacaaataggaaagaaaaaaaaataattaatcgcTTGTCAATTGTATATCAAACGGCCAGGACGTTCCGCCGCACCCGGCACTTCATAGTCACGCAAGCAGCGGATCACTCTGTTACTGGAAGCTTCGAAGCTTAACCGACGTCTAAACAGAGTTTTAGCAGTCCACTTTCAACAATTTAAACCCATAAACCCTTAAACCCTAATAGAGCCAcattgcttttatttttccaacTACCGTCGGCTTTACCTCTTTTGACTCCGTTctgatggctttcgcttccaGATTCCGCCGCATCCTCACCGGCCCCTCCCCTCTTTGTTCTCAGTTCGCTTCGGTTCGTCTCAAttcgactctaacttccccGAAGCTCTTTATCAGCGGTATTTTCAcatttcctttgtttttccttGGTTGTCATTTCCATTTCTTAGTTTAACATTCAGATTgcaaatttatctttttattgtgttatgaaaattgaaagaaaattagaagGACAATGGAAGCCATCTTATAAAATTAGGGAAAAagtgattaaattataaaaaataaatgcttACATAAGATGCTAATGGTAAGCTAAGGTGTGAAAATTggagaatttattttttttctgttgaattaaacataaaagcaTAAACTTATGGGGATAATCAAGCATTATAGGCGTAACCTCTCTGAAAAACTACCACTTCTAATCAGAAGATGGGTTAATAGGGAAAAAATCTATaagaaaaaagtttgataCTTTAGTATGAACCATGTTGCCTTTCTTGCTTACTTATTTACGCCACACAGAATTTAGTGTTTCCTTTGTCTTTAGTCTTAATTGTGCACTGCAATCACTTTATTACTGAAGAGTAGGTCTATCGTTTTGTGCCGTGCTATTGTGCCTATGGACCTTTCCAACCAGAGGTTCCAAGTTCTGACGGTTTTTGTAACCCTGAGGAGTCCTTGCAATGTGATAACTAGTTCAGGGTCCTTAGTCTTCATTGGAAGCTAGCATTCATTGGCGGTTAAGGATTTGTTTGATTGAGGTGGTGCCTCGTGAAACCTAGTATAATAATTGGCATTGGATTAGTTGGATTCAGGTGGCATCTCGTGGAGCCTGATAAATATCTTGTGGTAACACTAAGTTCAATGCTATTATCCATTATGATTGATTGGCattaaaatgacaatttttcAGGCAAAAGGAAAGGATTTTGTGGACTACTGATTTCTTTGTCCACTTAATGGTCGGATGTTGTTGTCAAAGTGCCAACTTTCAAGCATGTAAGTCTGACGGCTTTGAGTGGTAGCAAAATCTATAGAAATAGTTTTCTAGATGCATTAACAGTTGTAGGGTTGTTGATAGCAGAATCTACAAAACAAAGGATTGAAGTGGTGTCTGTTGTGTTGTGCCATGCAATTGTGCCTATGGACCTTTTCCAACTAGAGGTTTCAAATTTTGTGGCATCTTCTATGATGATTGTTATAGCCCTGAGGAGTCCTTGCAATGTGATAACTGATTCAGGTCCTTAGTCTTCATGAGAAGCTGGCATTCATTGGGGTGTTAAGGATTAGTTTGATTGAGGTGGTGTCTAGTGGAACCTAGTATAATAATTGGCATTGGATTAGTTGGATTAAGGTGGCATCTCTTGGAGCCTGATAAATATATTGTGGTAACATTAAGTTCAATGCTATTATCTATTATGATTGATTGGATTtaaaatgacatttttcaGGCAAAAGGAAAGGATTTTTTGGACGGCTGATTTCTTTGTCTGCTTAATAGTCGGATGTTGTTGTCAAAGTGCCAACTTGCAAGCATGTAATTCTCATGGCTTTGAGTGGTAGCAAAATCTATAGAAATAGTTTTCTAGATGCATTAACAGTTGTAGGATTGTTACTGGCTTGCGATGGCTTCTTTTGTGTGATGAACTgccctttctttttgtttggcTGCTTTCTGGTTACACAAGGgtttcaaaagaaaacattCAAGTAGATAATGTTGAACCTAGTCACAATTGTGGGTTAGATGGAGAATGAATAGCATTTGTATAAAAGTGGCTGGAAAGCTCTGAGAGTGGCTTTGTGTCTCGATATGCGTGTGGATCAGATGCGTATTCTCTTGTAAATTGTTGAAAATGAGAGGTTGTAACTATGGATAGAGCAGAAAGGTGAAAGTCCTGTCCTTTCATTTTCACCTTTTCATTTAACCCAAGATCATGTCTAGGTTCAACCTATTTTATTCTCTGAGACTGTAAGGTGCCCATTTGTTTCCTACTGTAGAAGTGGAGAAGACAGTATAAATAACTAGAGCTGGCACTTACTTTACCAAGCAACAAGAACTAAGTGAAAGGGTATGCCAGGTGCCCACTAGAGTTCCCCTGGGCACTTCAGTTGATTTCTTTAGAGCTCAAAACCTCTTACCTGTCTACTGAAGTGTTTGGGGGAACTCCGGTTGCCATCTGAGACAGTTATAATTAGGATGGGGAAACATTATCTGTCTGGATTATGGATATTCCTAATTGCAGGGATGAAGCACTAGGTTTATAATTCAAAAGGGATTTTGGCTCACATATGAATTGTGTCATATGTAGGTGCATGCTGAAATTTTAGTTAGCTTCACCCTTTTTCTCCTTAAGGTGGTGGTGTTCCTGCAGGAGGAAACTAATGATTGAACTTTACGtcatacctttttttttcttatatttcatttatttgttCCTTTTATTATTGTCTGCTGACACTTTTTGTATCACAAACGCCCCCTATCTTCATGTATTAAACAGGTCTTTCAAGGGAAACAACAGATGAACAGTTTAACGAGGCATTCACCCCATTTGGCCAGATTGTTGAAGGTTTAATTCAACACCGCACTTTCCCTTCCTCATGCCATCACTTTTTGCTTTGATCTTTAGAGTTAAGTTTCTCCACTGGCATGCTTCTTCCTTCTGCTTTCATCCTGATATACTCTTTAAATGTTCTTGCAGCCAAAGTCATAAGAGATAGAGCCACTGGAAGGTCGAAGGGGTTTGGTTTTGTTACATATACAGCCATCGAAGAAGCTGAGAAGGCTAGAGAAGAAATGAATGCCAAGTTCTTGCATGGATGGGTTATTTTTGTAGACCCTGCCAAACCAAGGGAACCCAGAGCTCCACCTAGGTCAGAATCTGAGTCGTCTGAATTTGGTTTCAGAACAAACAAAACTGTTGGATGGTGCGGGTAGTTGAGACGAACAAGGACAGGGCCATGGAGGGATTTATTTGAAGGCTAAGATTCATATATTACCTTATGTTTTAGCAAAAGAAGTTGAATCAATGATTTATTCATTCTGGGATGGGGAAAACTATTAAACCTCTTTTGTACTGAATTCATTCTGTTTTGCTTCTTGGAGCTGTTAATTATACTGTGCTAAAGGTTCAATAGATACATGCAAGCATTCAAACTCATAGAAGTTTCTACTTACGATATTATCCCTTTGATCACTCAAACAAACTTTCTAAGTATAGCTACCAAACATACTATGGTATCAATACCAAGAAGGGCATAGCAAAGTTCCTTGATCATCGAAACagattgatatttttgttatttgttttctttttctgtaaAATATGAATAGAAAGCAAActgtaaaaaacaaaagataaataataaaaagcaaaaacagCAACCAAACGGAGTCTTAATGAATCTAATCCAATGATTCCTTTTAAGGGCAAGGTATTCTAATGCTCACAAATCGTAATgtattcaaataagtttttatatttttattatatttaattaaatttttgtatttttattttaaattaaataaatttttatatttttattttatatcaaataagtctttataattaatagttgatttaattaaaatatcatttattattttataccaTATGACACTGACATAGCACTAATGTGACATATTGATATATCATAATAAATGATGATGTGGTATGTTAATGTAGCATAATAACATAAGCATATCGTTTTTTTACCTTCCACATTAACGTCACAtagatttaaaataataatagacattttaattattaataattagttataaaaatttagttgatataaaataaaaatttatttaaattttataaaataatttaaagactTTTTGAGTATTATGCCTACTTTTATTTTCCTAGTAGCTGCAGTTGAGCAGTTTACACCGGGCCTGTTTGGGAGGGGCTTCTACCGAACCGGACCCTCAAATTTCCCCCAAATGCCCTTGAATCGGGCTTTGGCCCGAAAACCAGATACGGCTTTTGGGTGAGAAAACAAATCCATCTCAGTGAGAATCAAATTGCTATTTGGCCCAAAACCATATACGATTTCAAATTTCGCAATTATTACAGCAAGAACAGCGTGGATTCCAAGTCGAATAATTCATCCAGCGCCGCCCCCTCGGCCCATCAACTCTGACTCTGCTGTCCAAAACCCTCACAAAATCTCCTTCTctgttctcttttcttccatttCTCGCCATTTTCAGTCTCCCCTCCAAAAACCAGAGCCAAAAGATTCCCTGAGCCTCACACCCTCACTTCACAAATGTATTCATGTGCTCCGCATTTCGTTTCTTTGAAATTCTCTGGAATGTTTTCACCAAAGGTCGACGCACTTTTCTCCTTTCCTACTTAAACTCTCTGTTTGGCTGCGTTTGACAATTTAGGGCCAGCCAAACAtagaacatatatatataactttaTAGAGTTAATAGATAATgagtgatttttaattttatttttttgtttttttttgtattctATTTTGCAGATTATAAGCTCTATTTGTTCCTCGAAGGCGGATTTTAAAGTATTTGCAGCTGCATCGGATGTTAATGAGGCGTCCAGTTATATGCCTGCAGCTCCTATTCTTCTCCCTGACGGAGTGTGGAAGCAGGTCAGCcacttgattatttggttattaattctttgtaattttcattttgactTTAAATTTTCTATCAACGTTGGCTAATTAATTGTTTTCTCTGTTCCGGCTGCAATTACATAGATTCCGGGGGGTGTTACTGCTGCTAAGGGATTTAAAGCTGTGGGCTTGTATGGTGGATTACGCGCCAAAGGAGAAAAACCTGATCTTGCGCTTGTCACTTGCGACGTTGATGCCAATGTTGCAGGTGAAGTTTCGTTTGGTGGAAATTTGGAAAGCTTATTCTTTATTTAGTTACATTATCATACATTTCTTCTTTAcagtgtttcttttttttttt from Theobroma cacao cultivar B97-61/B2 chromosome 5, Criollo_cocoa_genome_V2, whole genome shotgun sequence carries:
- the LOC18597805 gene encoding uncharacterized protein LOC18597805 isoform X1, whose product is MEEEGACLESSTEEIMENVNSTKPELKRDLEFVEPEPQSEPEASPNKKQSKEVSNEDIQSEVSNPIVSPKENTSNFYDISSRNQVGCGEVTSLCSGNSSSEENLSDSSETGDTSGVVSSSHVTLEIPKHLSSSGIRKITFKFSKRKEDDNETSVSVGGECMNPENGSIEWSSRYSCAPNMELKMSKKVVPSNYPTNVKKLLGTGILDGARVKYISISMARVLDGIVHAGGYLCGCSFCNFSKVLSAHEFEQHAGAKTRHPNNHIFLENGKPIYNIIQELKNAPVSSLDEVIKDVAGSSINEESFQDWKASLQQSNGKVEAEKKYNMKFSSLPNSRRCFGKSVGERMGPISSALMQNNPVRQPNLCVSSSVLQQKRTAEGVTKKRDNDLHRLLFMPQGLPDGAELAYFIKGQKLLEGYKQGNGIVCGCCLKELSPSQFEAHAGMAARRQPYRHIYTSNGVTLHDIALSLANGQRITTGYSDDMCALCGDAGDLLLCCECPQAFHPACLNLQHLPEGDWHCANCADGHGPGRKAVSGARPILIRLKRVVKAPEFEIGGCAICRAFDFNASEFNDRTVILCDQCEKEFHVGCLRDSGQCDLKEIPKDKWFCCDDCNMIHEVLQSSVSNGVQIIPTSFSDIIRRKHLEKGLFIDGAIDCVQWRIMSGKSRYPEHLPLLSSAAAIFRECFDPIVAKSGRDLIPVMVYGRNISGQEFGGMYCVVLIVRSVVVSAGLLRIFGQEVAELPIVATSREHQGKGYFQALFACIERLLSSLNVENLVLPAAEEALSIWTKKFGFTKMSEQQLFEYQKQLQLTIFKGTSMLEKKVPPMAE
- the LOC18597805 gene encoding uncharacterized protein LOC18597805 isoform X2; the encoded protein is MEEEGACLESSTEEIMENVNSTKPELKRDLEFVEPEPQSEPEASPNKKQSKEVSNEDIQSEVSNPIVSPKENTSNFYDISSRNQVGCGEVTSLCSGNSSSEENLSDSSETGDTSGVVSSSHVTLEIPKHLSSSGIRKITFKFSKRKEDDNETSVSVGGECMNPENGSIEWSSRYSCAPNMELKMSKKVVPSNYPTNVKKLLGTGILDGARVKYISISMARVLDGIVHAGGYLCGCSFCNFSKVLSAHEFEQHAGAKTRHPNNHIFLENGKPIYNIIQELKNAPVSSLDEVIKDVAGSSINEESFQDWKASLQQSNGKVEAEKKYNMKFSSLPNSRRCFGKSVGERMGPISSALMQNNPVRQPNLCVSSSVLQQKRTAEGVTKKRDNDLHRLLFMPQGLPDGAELAYFIKGQLLEGYKQGNGIVCGCCLKELSPSQFEAHAGMAARRQPYRHIYTSNGVTLHDIALSLANGQRITTGYSDDMCALCGDAGDLLLCCECPQAFHPACLNLQHLPEGDWHCANCADGHGPGRKAVSGARPILIRLKRVVKAPEFEIGGCAICRAFDFNASEFNDRTVILCDQCEKEFHVGCLRDSGQCDLKEIPKDKWFCCDDCNMIHEVLQSSVSNGVQIIPTSFSDIIRRKHLEKGLFIDGAIDCVQWRIMSGKSRYPEHLPLLSSAAAIFRECFDPIVAKSGRDLIPVMVYGRNISGQEFGGMYCVVLIVRSVVVSAGLLRIFGQEVAELPIVATSREHQGKGYFQALFACIERLLSSLNVENLVLPAAEEALSIWTKKFGFTKMSEQQLFEYQKQLQLTIFKGTSMLEKKVPPMAE
- the LOC18597806 gene encoding glycine-rich RNA-binding protein 4, mitochondrial, whose protein sequence is MAFASRFRRILTGPSPLCSQFASVRLNSTLTSPKLFISGLSRETTDEQFNEAFTPFGQIVEAKVIRDRATGRSKGFGFVTYTAIEEAEKAREEMNAKFLHGWVIFVDPAKPREPRAPPRSESESSEFGFRTNKTVGWCG